In Equus quagga isolate Etosha38 chromosome 14, UCLA_HA_Equagga_1.0, whole genome shotgun sequence, one DNA window encodes the following:
- the LRRC32 gene encoding transforming growth factor beta activator LRRC32 has product MSHQILLLLAVLTLSLAASQHRDQVSCKMVDKEVLCQGLGLLQVPSGLPRDIEALNLSGNQLRSILASPLGFYTAIRHLDLSTNEISFLQPGVFQALPHLEHINLAHNRLAVGTALSTGGLGPLPHVLSLDLSGNSLYSGLVERLLGEAPALRSLSLAENSLTRLARHTFGGTPALERLDLHSNVLMDIEDGAFDALPRLAHLNLSRNSLTCISDFSLQQLRVLDLSCNSIEAFQTAPEPRAEYQLTWLDLRENKLLHFPDLAALPRLTFLNVSNNLIRLPAGPPPGGEGLHAPSEGWSALPLLNPSRNASAHPLSQLLNLDLSYNEIELIPQGFLEHLTSLRFLNLSRNCLRAFEAQRAGSLPCLVLLDVSHNALEMLELGARALGSLRTLLLQDNALRDLPPYTFAGLVSLQRLNLQGNRVSPCGGPGEPGPPGCVAFSGISSLRILNLVDNEMEMLRAGAFLHTPLTELDLSANPGLDVAIGALAGLEASLEVLALQGNGLAVLQVDLPCFSCLKRLNLAENRLSRLPAWTQAVSLEVLDLRNNSFSLLPGSAMGGLETSLRRLYLQGNPLSCCGNGWLASQLHQGRVDVDATQDLICRFGSQEEVSLSHVRPEDCEKGGLKTVNLIIILTFTLVAAILLTTLATCCCVRQQKFNQQFKA; this is encoded by the coding sequence gtggACAAGGAGGTCTTGTGCCAGGGCCTTGGTCTGCTCCAGGTCCCCTCGGGGCTCCCGCGGGACATCGAGGCCCTCAACCTATCAGGAAACCAGCTGCGGAGCATCCTGGCGTCACCCCTGGGCTTTTACACCGCCATTCGTCACCTGGACCTGAGCACCAATGAGATCAGCTTCCTCCAGCCAGGGGTCTTCCAGGCCCTCCCCCACCTGGAGCACATCAACCTGGCCCACAACCGCCTGGCGGTGGGCACCGCGCTGAGCACTGGTGGTCTGGGCCCCCTGCCGCACGTGTTGTCCCTGGACTTGTCCGGGAACAGCCTGTACAGCGGCCTGGTGGAGCGGCTGCTGGGGGAGGCGCCCGCCCTGCGCTCCCTCTCGCTGGCGGAGAACAGCCTGACACGCCTCGCCCGCCACACCTTTGGGGGCACGCCAGCGCTGGAGCGGCTCGACCTGCACAGCAACGTGCTCATGGACATCGAGGACGGCGCTTTTGACGCCCTGCCCCGCCTGGCCCACCTCAATCTCTCCAGGAACTCCCTCACCTGCATCTCCGACTTCAGCCTCCAGCAGCTGCGGGTGCTGGACCTCAGCTGCAACAGCATCGAGGCCTTTCAGACAGCTCCGGAGCCCCGGGCCGAGTACCAGCTCACCTGGCTCGACCTGCGGGAGAACAAGCTGCTCCACTTCCCTGACCTGGCCGCACTCCCAAGACTCACCTTCCTGAACGTGTCCAACAACCTCATCCGGCTCCCTGCGGGGCCGCCCCCGGGCGGCGAGGGCCTCCACGCACCTTCCGAGGGTTGGTCGGCGCTGCCCCTCTTGAACCCCAGCCGGAACGCCAGCGCCCACCCACTCTCCCAGCTCTTGAATCTGGATTTGAGCTACAATGAGATCGAGCTCATTCCCCAGGGCTTTCTTGAGCACCTCACCTCCCTGCGCTTCCTGAACCTCAGCCGAAACTGCTTGCGGGCTTTTGAGGCCCAGCGGGCgggctccctgccctgcctcgTGCTCCTGGACGTCAGCCACAATGCGCTGGAGATGCTGGAGCTGGGTGCCAGAGCCCTGGGGTCCCTGCGGACGCTGCTCCTACAGGACAATGCCCTGCGGGACCTGCCCCCATATACCTTTGCCGGCCTGGTCAGCCTGCAGAGGCTCAACCTGCAGGGGAACCGAGTCAGCCCCTGTGGGGGCCCCGGGGAGCCTGGACCCCCAGGCTGTGTGGCCTTCTCTGGCATCTCCTCCCTCCGCATCCTGAACCTGGTGGACAATGAGATGGAGATGCTGAGGGCAGGTGCCTTCCTCCACACACCACTCACCGAGCTGGACCTCTCCGCCAACCCTGGGCTGGATGTGGCCATAGGGGCCTTGGCAGGCCTGGAGGCCTCCTTGGAGGTCCTGGCCCTGCAGGGCAATGGGCTGGCCGTCCTGCAGGTGGATCTGCCCTGCTTCAGCTGCCTGAAGCGGCTCAATCTCGCCGAGAACCGCTTGAGCCGCCTGCCGGCCTGGACGCAGGCTGTGTCGCTGGAGGTGCTGGACCTGAGGAATAACAGCTTCAGCCTCCTGCCGGGCAGCGCCATGGGCGGCCTGGAGACCAGCCTTCGGCGCCTCTACCTGCAGGGGAATCCGCTCAGCTGCTGTGGCAATGGCTGGCTGGCCTCCCAGCTGCACCAGGGCCGTGTGGACGTGGACGCCACCCAGGACCTGATCTGCCGCTTCGGCTCCCAGGAGGAGGTGTCCCTGAGCCACGTGCGTCCCGAGGACTGTGAGAAGGGGGGGCTCAAGACCGTCAACCTCATCATCATCCTCACCTTCACGCTGGTCGCTGCCATCCTCCTCACCACCCTGGCCACCTGTTGCTGCGTCCGCCAGCAGAAGTTCAACCAACAGTTCAAAGCCTAG